One stretch of Corynebacterium callunae DSM 20147 DNA includes these proteins:
- the mca gene encoding mycothiol conjugate amidase Mca — protein sequence MSGLRLMAIHAHPDDESSKGAATMARYAAEGNRVMVVTCTGGERGDILNPAMDKPGVLENISEIRKKEMATAMEVLGTEHRWLGYEDSGLPQGDPLPPLPAGCFALEDLDKVTRDLVAVIREFQPHVIITYDENGGYPHPDHIKVHEASMQAWEKAGDADYEPEAGAPWKPLKLYYTHGFIRQRMQMFHDLLIAEGKPSPYTPMLERWQANQADIMARVTTQVPSAQYFEQRDAALRAHATQIDPAGAFFGTPVEVQQELWPTEEFELAKTRVKTSIPEDDLFAGITPDAE from the coding sequence GTGAGTGGTCTACGCCTAATGGCGATCCACGCCCACCCAGACGACGAGTCCAGTAAGGGCGCGGCCACGATGGCTCGTTATGCGGCAGAAGGCAATCGAGTAATGGTTGTCACCTGTACGGGAGGTGAGCGCGGTGACATCCTTAATCCAGCCATGGACAAGCCAGGTGTGCTGGAAAATATTTCTGAAATCCGTAAGAAGGAAATGGCCACGGCCATGGAAGTCTTGGGAACCGAACACCGGTGGTTGGGATATGAAGATTCCGGCCTGCCACAAGGTGATCCACTTCCGCCATTGCCAGCAGGCTGTTTTGCGCTGGAGGACTTGGATAAGGTGACCCGTGACTTGGTCGCAGTAATCCGTGAATTCCAGCCTCATGTGATCATTACTTATGATGAAAACGGCGGTTATCCACACCCTGACCACATCAAGGTTCATGAGGCATCCATGCAAGCGTGGGAAAAAGCTGGCGATGCTGATTATGAGCCCGAAGCTGGTGCTCCTTGGAAGCCTTTGAAGCTTTATTACACCCATGGCTTTATTCGTCAGCGCATGCAAATGTTCCATGACCTACTAATTGCTGAGGGGAAGCCCAGCCCCTACACTCCAATGCTGGAGCGCTGGCAGGCCAACCAAGCCGATATTATGGCTCGAGTAACCACGCAGGTGCCAAGTGCTCAGTATTTTGAACAGCGTGATGCAGCTTTGCGTGCCCACGCTACGCAGATTGATCCCGCTGGCGCATTCTTCGGAACACCAGTAGAGGTCCAGCAGGAACTGTGGCCAACAGAAGAATTTGAATTGGCAAAAACTCGGGTAAAAACCTCAATCCCCGAGGATGACCTGTTTGCTGGAATCACTCCCGATGCAGAATAA
- a CDS encoding 3-deoxy-7-phosphoheptulonate synthase — MSSPVSLDNAASTSNKRVVAFHKLPTPAELIAANPLTAQQADKVERDRQEIADIFAGEDDRLVVVVGPCSVHDPEAAIDYANRLAPLAKRLEDDLKVVMRVYFEKPRTTVGWKGLINDPHLNETYDIKEGLRLARKVLIDVVNLDLPVGCEFLEPNSPQYYADTVAWGAIGARTTESQVHRQLASGMSMPIGFKNGTDGNIQVAIDAVQAAQNPHFFFGTSDDGELSVVETAGNNNSHIILRGGTAGPNYDAPSVAAAVEKLGGNARLMIDASHANSGKDDVKQIGVVKEIAAQIAEGNEAISGIMIESFLVAGAQNLDPAKLRINGGSGLVYGQSVTDKCIDIDTTVDLLAELAAAVRERRNSAQ; from the coding sequence ATGAGCTCCCCGGTTTCCCTCGACAACGCAGCGTCTACCAGTAACAAGCGCGTTGTGGCTTTCCACAAGCTTCCAACCCCAGCTGAGCTGATCGCGGCAAATCCGCTGACCGCACAGCAGGCTGACAAGGTTGAGCGCGATCGCCAGGAAATTGCTGATATCTTCGCTGGTGAAGATGACCGCCTCGTTGTTGTTGTTGGACCTTGTTCTGTGCACGATCCTGAAGCAGCAATTGATTACGCAAACCGCTTGGCACCTCTGGCAAAGCGCCTTGAAGACGACCTGAAGGTTGTTATGCGTGTGTACTTCGAAAAGCCACGCACCACTGTGGGCTGGAAGGGTCTGATCAATGATCCTCACCTCAACGAGACTTACGACATTAAAGAAGGCCTGCGCCTTGCTCGCAAGGTGCTTATCGACGTAGTAAATCTTGACCTTCCAGTTGGTTGCGAATTCCTCGAGCCAAACAGCCCGCAGTACTACGCAGACACCGTCGCGTGGGGCGCAATTGGTGCTCGTACCACCGAATCCCAGGTTCACCGCCAGTTGGCGTCTGGGATGTCTATGCCAATCGGCTTCAAAAACGGCACCGATGGCAATATCCAGGTAGCAATTGATGCCGTTCAGGCTGCTCAGAACCCACACTTCTTCTTCGGAACCTCTGATGACGGAGAGCTCAGCGTCGTCGAAACCGCCGGCAACAACAATTCCCACATTATTTTGCGCGGCGGTACCGCCGGCCCGAATTATGATGCACCTTCGGTGGCGGCCGCCGTCGAAAAGCTTGGTGGCAATGCCCGTTTGATGATTGATGCCTCCCACGCCAACTCCGGCAAGGACGATGTCAAGCAGATCGGTGTGGTTAAGGAAATCGCTGCTCAGATTGCGGAAGGCAATGAAGCAATTTCAGGCATCATGATTGAATCATTCCTGGTAGCAGGTGCACAGAACCTTGATCCCGCAAAGCTGCGCATCAATGGTGGCAGTGGCTTGGTCTACGGCCAGTCTGTAACCGATAAGTGCATTGATATCGATACCACCGTTGATTTGTTGGCGGAATTGGCAGCAGCTGTGCGCGAGCGTCGTAACTCCGCACAATAA
- a CDS encoding isoprenyl transferase — MFNLPRLLYPVYERRLLKELQDAKQPGHVAIMCDGNRRWAREAGFTDVSHGHRVGAKKIGEMVQWCQDVDVNLVTVYLLSMENLGRSSDELQLLFDIIADVADELARPETNCRVRLVGHVHLLPDNVAARLRAAEKATVRNTGITVNMAVGYGGRQEIVDAVRKLLSEGAAAGKDIPALIESVNVGAISTHLYTSGQPDPDLVIRTSGEQRLSGFMLWQSAYSEIWFTDTYWPAFRRIDFLRALRDYSQRSRRFGK; from the coding sequence GTGTTTAACCTGCCCCGACTGCTATACCCGGTTTATGAGCGTCGCCTGCTAAAAGAACTTCAGGACGCCAAACAGCCCGGTCACGTTGCCATTATGTGCGATGGTAATCGGCGCTGGGCGCGTGAAGCTGGATTTACTGATGTCAGCCATGGGCACCGTGTCGGCGCCAAAAAAATTGGGGAAATGGTGCAATGGTGCCAAGACGTTGACGTCAACCTTGTCACCGTTTACCTGCTCTCCATGGAGAATCTGGGACGCTCCTCCGACGAGCTGCAATTGCTCTTTGACATCATCGCTGATGTTGCGGATGAATTAGCGCGTCCTGAAACCAATTGTCGGGTTCGTCTTGTTGGCCATGTGCATTTGTTGCCCGATAATGTGGCAGCCCGTTTGCGCGCCGCGGAAAAAGCCACCGTGCGAAACACTGGAATTACAGTCAATATGGCTGTCGGTTACGGCGGTCGCCAGGAAATTGTTGATGCCGTGCGCAAGCTTCTTTCTGAAGGCGCTGCAGCAGGCAAAGATATCCCAGCGCTAATTGAAAGCGTAAATGTGGGCGCTATTTCTACACATCTTTATACTTCCGGACAACCAGATCCAGATTTAGTGATCCGTACCTCAGGTGAGCAGCGTCTTTCTGGATTTATGCTGTGGCAATCGGCGTATTCTGAAATTTGGTTTACTGATACTTATTGGCCAGCCTTCCGCAGAATTGATTTCTTGCGCGCCCTGCGTGATTATTCGCAGCGCAGCAGGCGTTTCGGAAAATAG
- a CDS encoding flavodoxin domain-containing protein, with product MSDYIVAFESTYGSTRQYAEDLATRLGVKALHLTEAAAAIEANSTAPVIVLSPVHGPMHPGAKFVSYTDFGQRKVALCTVGMTLDEVAQKKDGAAKALGSKADSVQRFYLPGRLNYSELSTAHRTTMWTIVNMLKAKPMKSANDKMMINTFDTDVDRVDLGRLDEIVAWAQN from the coding sequence ATGTCTGACTACATCGTTGCCTTCGAATCAACCTACGGTTCAACCCGCCAATACGCAGAGGATTTAGCAACCCGCTTGGGAGTTAAAGCGCTACATCTTACTGAGGCAGCGGCTGCCATTGAAGCCAATTCCACCGCACCGGTAATTGTGCTTAGCCCGGTACATGGCCCTATGCATCCAGGTGCCAAGTTCGTCTCATATACCGATTTTGGCCAGCGGAAAGTTGCGCTCTGCACAGTGGGCATGACCTTGGATGAAGTAGCTCAGAAGAAAGATGGTGCTGCCAAGGCGCTAGGCTCAAAAGCTGATTCGGTGCAGCGTTTTTATCTTCCAGGTCGCCTGAACTATTCCGAACTTTCCACTGCACATCGCACCACCATGTGGACCATTGTGAATATGCTCAAGGCCAAGCCAATGAAAAGCGCCAATGACAAAATGATGATCAACACCTTTGACACAGATGTTGATCGGGTAGATCTTGGGCGCCTCGACGAGATTGTGGCCTGGGCGCAGAACTAA
- the coaA gene encoding type I pantothenate kinase, with translation MAEQTAAAAQLARSSHRTPDFSPYLDFDRPQWRELRKSMPQVLTEDEVIELRGIGENIDLEEVAEVYLPLSRLIHLQVSARQELTAATETFLAASTSVPLPKTNVPFVIGVAGSVAVGKSTTARLLQVLLQRWNSHPRVDLVTTDGFLYPAAELNRRGLMARKGFPESYDQRALLRFVTDVKSGKYEVKAPLYSHTAYDRLPGEFITVSQPDILIVEGLNVLQTGPTLMISDLFDFSVYVDARTDDIEKWYIDRFLQLRHTAFRRPGAHFSHYADMSDEEASAVARELWQSINLPNLVENILPTRVRASLVLKKGSDHLVERVRMRKL, from the coding sequence ATGGCAGAACAAACCGCTGCGGCTGCGCAGCTTGCGCGCAGCTCTCACCGCACTCCGGATTTCAGCCCCTACCTGGACTTTGATCGTCCGCAATGGCGTGAACTAAGAAAATCCATGCCCCAGGTGCTTACCGAAGATGAAGTCATTGAGCTACGCGGTATCGGTGAAAATATTGACCTCGAAGAAGTCGCTGAGGTCTACCTTCCCCTGTCTCGTCTCATTCACCTGCAAGTCAGTGCCCGACAGGAACTAACTGCAGCTACTGAGACCTTCTTGGCAGCATCCACCAGCGTTCCCCTCCCAAAAACCAATGTGCCCTTTGTTATTGGTGTTGCTGGCTCTGTGGCAGTTGGAAAGTCCACCACTGCCCGTTTGCTACAAGTTTTGCTGCAGCGCTGGAATTCCCATCCACGCGTAGATCTGGTTACCACCGATGGTTTCCTCTACCCCGCTGCTGAATTAAATAGGCGCGGACTGATGGCACGTAAAGGTTTTCCGGAGAGTTATGACCAGCGAGCCTTGCTGCGATTTGTCACAGATGTAAAATCCGGCAAATACGAGGTAAAGGCTCCGCTTTATTCCCACACTGCGTATGACCGCCTGCCGGGCGAATTTATTACAGTTTCCCAACCGGACATTCTTATTGTGGAAGGCCTTAACGTCCTTCAGACCGGCCCAACACTGATGATTTCAGATCTTTTTGATTTCAGCGTCTACGTAGATGCCCGTACTGACGATATTGAAAAGTGGTACATCGACCGCTTCCTCCAATTACGTCACACTGCCTTTAGACGTCCCGGCGCGCACTTTTCGCACTATGCCGATATGAGCGATGAAGAAGCCTCCGCTGTGGCACGTGAGCTATGGCAATCAATCAACCTGCCCAACCTGGTGGAAAACATTCTTCCTACCCGTGTGCGTGCTTCTTTGGTACTCAAAAAAGGCAGCGACCATTTGGTTGAACGGGTGCGCATGCGCAAGCTCTAA
- the glyA gene encoding serine hydroxymethyltransferase — MTDAHHADDVRYQPLSELDPEVAAAIAGELARQRDTLEMIASENFVPRAVLQSQGSILTNKYAEGYPGRRYYGGCEQVDIIEDLARDRAKSLFGADFANVQPHSGAQANAAVLMSLAEPGVKIMGLSLAHGGHLTHGMKLNFSGKLYEVVAYGVDPETMRVDMDQVRELALKEQPKVIIAGWSAYPRHLDFEAFKSVADEVGAKLWVDMAHFAGLVAAGLHPSPVPFADVVSSTVHKTLGGPRSGIILAKQEYAKKINSSVFPGQQGGPLMHAIAAKATALKIAGTDQFRDRQERTLEGARILAERLTASDAKAAGIDVLTGGTDVHLVLADLRNSQMDGQQAEDLLHEVGITVNRNAVPFDPRPPMVTSGLRIGTPALATRGFDAAGFTEVADIIGTALAQGKAADIEALRGRVAKLAANYPLYEGLENWTIV, encoded by the coding sequence ATGACCGATGCCCACCATGCGGACGATGTCCGTTACCAGCCACTGAGCGAGCTTGATCCGGAGGTGGCTGCGGCCATTGCTGGGGAACTAGCCCGCCAGCGCGACACTCTTGAGATGATCGCGTCTGAGAATTTTGTACCACGTGCTGTTTTGCAGTCACAGGGTTCGATTCTTACTAATAAATATGCCGAGGGATATCCCGGCCGCCGTTATTACGGTGGTTGCGAGCAAGTAGATATCATCGAAGATCTTGCACGCGATCGTGCGAAGTCCCTCTTCGGTGCTGATTTTGCCAATGTACAGCCACACTCTGGCGCACAGGCTAATGCTGCTGTGTTGATGAGCCTTGCCGAGCCAGGCGTTAAGATCATGGGTCTTTCGCTTGCTCATGGCGGTCACCTCACCCACGGTATGAAGCTTAACTTCTCCGGCAAGCTCTATGAGGTTGTTGCTTATGGAGTTGACCCTGAGACCATGCGCGTTGATATGGATCAGGTTCGTGAGCTGGCTCTGAAGGAGCAGCCAAAGGTGATTATCGCCGGTTGGTCTGCTTACCCACGCCACCTTGACTTTGAGGCTTTCAAGTCCGTCGCGGATGAAGTTGGCGCAAAGCTTTGGGTCGATATGGCTCACTTCGCTGGTCTGGTTGCAGCTGGTCTGCACCCAAGCCCAGTTCCTTTTGCTGACGTGGTTTCCTCCACCGTTCACAAGACTCTTGGCGGACCTCGTTCCGGCATTATTCTTGCTAAGCAGGAGTATGCCAAGAAGATCAACTCTTCTGTTTTCCCTGGTCAGCAGGGTGGTCCTTTGATGCATGCTATTGCTGCAAAGGCTACTGCGCTGAAGATCGCTGGCACTGATCAGTTCCGCGATCGCCAGGAGCGCACCCTTGAAGGTGCTCGTATTTTGGCTGAGCGTCTTACCGCATCCGATGCAAAGGCTGCTGGAATTGATGTGCTAACCGGTGGTACCGACGTGCACCTGGTTTTGGCTGATCTGCGCAACTCCCAGATGGATGGCCAGCAGGCTGAGGATTTGCTGCACGAGGTTGGCATCACTGTTAACCGTAACGCGGTTCCTTTTGATCCTCGTCCGCCAATGGTGACCTCTGGTCTGCGCATTGGTACCCCTGCTTTGGCAACCCGTGGCTTTGACGCCGCTGGTTTCACCGAGGTTGCCGATATTATCGGTACCGCCTTGGCGCAGGGCAAGGCTGCCGATATTGAGGCGCTGCGTGGCCGCGTCGCAAAGCTTGCAGCTAACTACCCGCTGTACGAGGGCCTGGAGAACTGGACTATCGTCTAA
- the pabB gene encoding aminodeoxychorismate synthase component I, protein MRVLIVDNYDSFTFNLATYVEEVTGQAPTVVRNDDIIDETLFDAVILSPGPGHPGVLADFGICTGIIERAQVPILGVCLGHQGIALAHGARVELAPTPVHGQVSTISHNDSALFDAIPRDFDVVRYHSMIASDLPDSVEATAWTADGLIMALQHKTLPQWGVQFHPESIGGQWGHQIIRNFLHAARSYHWEIQEEVLEISVDPARVFATLYGAAEQAFWLDDAAGTSYLGDASGPLARTKTFRVGEGDFFEWLAADLAKNTVAPGEGFRLGWVGYVGYELKAECGAQAEHRSKLPDAHLIFADRALAIEKDRVRLLSLQADAQWSAQVEAALKQLQPAPAAQIKPIELQVRDSREQYLDKIAKAQDLIRRGESYEICLTTQLSGECTQDPFELYLALRAENPTAYGSFLKFGETAILSSSPERFITIDAGGRVESKPIKGTRGRGKNAAEDAEIIKELQSNPKDRAENLMIVDLVRNDLARGAQPITVKTEKLFDVETFATVHQLVSTVSAQLGEKNAIGCIRAAFPGGSMTGAPKLRTMEIIDALEAAPRGIYSGGLGYFSLDGSVDLSMVIRTLVLHAGHLEYGVGGAILALSDPAEEWEEIRIKSTPLLKLFGVEFP, encoded by the coding sequence GTGCGCGTTTTAATTGTTGATAATTATGATTCATTTACCTTCAACCTTGCCACTTATGTGGAAGAAGTGACAGGTCAGGCGCCAACAGTGGTGCGCAATGATGACATTATTGATGAGACGCTTTTCGACGCCGTCATCCTCTCACCCGGTCCAGGTCACCCCGGAGTGCTGGCAGATTTTGGTATCTGTACTGGGATTATTGAACGCGCGCAGGTGCCCATTTTGGGTGTTTGCCTGGGCCACCAGGGCATTGCGCTGGCGCACGGCGCCCGCGTTGAGTTGGCACCAACCCCGGTGCATGGGCAGGTTTCTACCATCAGCCACAACGACAGTGCGCTTTTCGACGCCATCCCGCGCGACTTTGATGTGGTGCGTTATCACTCCATGATTGCCTCAGATTTACCGGATTCTGTGGAAGCAACTGCCTGGACCGCCGATGGTTTGATCATGGCATTGCAACACAAAACCCTGCCGCAATGGGGAGTGCAATTCCACCCAGAATCCATTGGTGGACAGTGGGGGCATCAGATTATTCGTAATTTTTTGCATGCTGCCCGTAGTTATCACTGGGAAATTCAAGAGGAAGTACTTGAAATCTCAGTGGATCCAGCGCGCGTTTTTGCCACTCTATATGGCGCCGCTGAACAAGCATTTTGGCTAGATGACGCAGCTGGCACTAGCTATTTAGGTGATGCCAGCGGACCATTAGCTCGCACTAAAACTTTTAGGGTAGGCGAGGGAGACTTCTTCGAATGGCTTGCCGCGGATCTTGCTAAAAACACTGTCGCCCCAGGTGAGGGCTTTAGGCTCGGCTGGGTTGGCTATGTGGGTTATGAACTCAAGGCTGAATGTGGAGCACAAGCCGAGCATCGCTCAAAGCTGCCCGATGCACACCTTATTTTTGCCGATCGCGCTTTGGCCATTGAAAAGGATCGAGTTCGCCTACTGTCCTTGCAAGCTGATGCGCAGTGGTCGGCGCAGGTCGAGGCTGCCCTGAAGCAATTGCAGCCTGCGCCAGCTGCGCAGATCAAACCCATTGAACTGCAGGTTCGTGATAGTCGTGAGCAGTATTTGGATAAGATTGCAAAGGCTCAGGACTTGATTCGGCGAGGAGAATCTTATGAAATCTGCCTTACCACTCAGTTGTCAGGGGAGTGCACACAAGATCCTTTTGAACTGTATTTAGCACTGCGCGCGGAAAATCCAACTGCCTATGGGTCTTTCCTAAAATTTGGTGAAACCGCCATTTTGAGCTCCTCACCAGAGCGTTTTATCACCATCGATGCTGGTGGGCGCGTGGAGTCTAAGCCGATTAAAGGTACTCGCGGACGTGGTAAAAATGCGGCTGAGGATGCCGAAATCATTAAGGAATTGCAGAGCAATCCAAAAGATCGCGCCGAAAACCTCATGATCGTGGATTTGGTGCGCAATGATCTTGCCCGTGGCGCCCAGCCCATCACCGTGAAAACCGAGAAGCTTTTCGACGTAGAAACCTTCGCCACGGTGCACCAATTGGTAAGTACGGTTTCTGCACAATTAGGTGAGAAGAACGCCATTGGCTGTATTCGGGCGGCTTTCCCCGGTGGCTCAATGACTGGTGCACCTAAGTTACGAACCATGGAAATTATTGATGCCCTGGAGGCTGCACCACGTGGCATTTACTCCGGTGGTTTGGGATATTTCTCGTTGGATGGTTCGGTTGATCTTTCCATGGTGATCCGTACTCTGGTACTCCATGCCGGCCACCTGGAATATGGCGTGGGCGGTGCGATTTTGGCACTATCTGATCCCGCTGAGGAATGGGAAGAAATCCGCATTAAGTCCACTCCGCTGCTTAAACTGTTTGGAGTGGAATTTCCATGA
- a CDS encoding aminotransferase class IV, translating to MSTLLWDGHTLKEGVGETPLVVDSYLMRERHVVRWDLHEQRFARSMPVDAYPFLAAVRAALPSTGQWFPRIEYYGENHFGLQIRRAPALRTTTSLWLSDMPDPRTQPLIKGPDLEILGHFRALAQDHECDDTLLVSADGTVLEAANGAVVFWEDPHTVILPVAEVLPSITVQASIPLWEKAGIKIRHRNIRHLDLPAWCGSALHGWTAVESWGRGSGQITAAPAPPVKPWNQALWGASKSA from the coding sequence ATGAGTACTTTGCTGTGGGATGGACACACCCTAAAAGAAGGCGTGGGGGAGACTCCACTGGTGGTGGATTCCTATTTAATGCGCGAGCGACACGTGGTGCGCTGGGATTTACATGAACAGCGTTTTGCACGCAGTATGCCAGTTGATGCTTATCCTTTTTTAGCAGCTGTACGTGCCGCACTACCCAGCACTGGGCAGTGGTTTCCGCGTATTGAATACTACGGCGAGAACCACTTTGGATTACAAATTCGCCGCGCTCCCGCATTGCGGACCACAACAAGTTTGTGGCTATCAGATATGCCTGATCCGCGTACCCAGCCGTTAATTAAGGGCCCTGATCTAGAGATTTTGGGTCATTTCCGGGCATTGGCCCAGGATCATGAATGTGATGACACCTTATTGGTTAGCGCTGATGGCACGGTGCTGGAAGCTGCCAATGGGGCAGTGGTGTTTTGGGAGGATCCACATACTGTAATTTTGCCAGTCGCCGAAGTCTTGCCTTCAATTACGGTGCAGGCCAGCATTCCGCTCTGGGAAAAGGCTGGTATTAAGATTCGCCACCGCAATATCCGCCATCTGGATCTGCCAGCCTGGTGTGGCAGTGCCTTGCATGGCTGGACTGCGGTGGAAAGTTGGGGCCGAGGTTCCGGCCAAATAACTGCAGCGCCTGCTCCGCCGGTAAAACCGTGGAATCAGGCGCTGTGGGGCGCGTCGAAAAGCGCTTAG
- a CDS encoding DUF5997 family protein, whose product MKPATAAKKLGLYLPATPEEFQSSAVTHQELKQLLENPPEWLQTLRREGPHPRPVVAQKLGITIAALKKNDMDKPLTTADIKALLENQPEWLRLARTQLAEGRSTADAESEEQES is encoded by the coding sequence ATGAAGCCGGCGACCGCAGCCAAGAAGCTGGGTCTCTATTTGCCCGCCACGCCAGAGGAGTTCCAAAGCAGCGCTGTAACTCACCAAGAGTTGAAGCAACTGCTGGAAAATCCACCGGAGTGGCTCCAAACCCTACGCCGCGAGGGCCCTCACCCTCGTCCAGTCGTGGCCCAAAAATTGGGCATCACCATTGCGGCATTGAAGAAGAACGATATGGACAAGCCCCTGACCACCGCCGACATCAAGGCACTGCTGGAAAATCAGCCTGAGTGGTTGCGTCTCGCACGCACCCAGCTCGCTGAAGGTCGCAGCACTGCCGACGCAGAAAGCGAAGAGCAGGAAAGCTAA
- a CDS encoding LysR family transcriptional regulator substrate-binding protein, translating into MLILSFSTGTEPGKWFMRFRERTHHGGLETLDSDDALGEMLEGKAQLALTRLPDARIDENLHVVELYSENPGVAFPKDYFLAAEEGDVDPAELQGEIINWEIPESGEVNAAEVRAALQIVAANVGIVIAPRPLIKVLSKKLVEHRNLKGGKKTTIALVWKKSEDNEEIQDFVGIARGRTANSSRQQTVKRSAREKTLAKQARKQAEKPKGSRSNQGRKTPRKRR; encoded by the coding sequence ATGCTTATCTTAAGTTTCAGCACCGGCACCGAACCTGGAAAGTGGTTTATGCGATTCCGGGAACGTACTCACCACGGCGGACTTGAGACGCTTGATTCCGACGACGCACTGGGCGAGATGCTCGAGGGCAAGGCACAACTGGCGCTTACCCGCCTCCCAGATGCGCGTATCGACGAAAACCTGCACGTGGTTGAGCTTTATTCCGAAAACCCCGGCGTGGCCTTTCCCAAAGATTATTTCCTCGCTGCCGAAGAAGGCGATGTAGATCCCGCCGAACTACAGGGTGAGATTATCAACTGGGAAATTCCCGAAAGTGGCGAAGTTAACGCAGCTGAAGTACGTGCTGCCTTGCAGATTGTGGCAGCGAATGTGGGAATTGTCATTGCTCCGCGTCCGCTAATTAAGGTCCTAAGTAAGAAATTGGTGGAGCACCGTAACCTCAAAGGGGGTAAAAAAACGACCATTGCCCTGGTGTGGAAAAAATCCGAGGACAATGAAGAAATTCAAGATTTTGTGGGAATTGCGCGTGGTCGAACTGCTAATTCCAGCAGGCAGCAAACGGTAAAACGCAGTGCGCGTGAAAAGACTTTGGCAAAACAGGCCCGTAAGCAGGCAGAAAAGCCCAAGGGATCGCGTTCCAATCAGGGGCGAAAGACGCCTCGAAAACGGCGCTAG
- a CDS encoding GNAT family N-acetyltransferase: MVERDFTIRPIREGDFPQVRAIYELGLETGHASYETTGPTWEQFSTSKIMDTVLVAAEKEDPDFILGWVSAAPISTRQVFHGVVEDSIYIHPQGQGRGVGGSLLSTLIELCESRGMWAIHSWIFPENEGSAKLHASRGFQKVGTMHQMARMTYGELAGEWRDCDLWERLLATPE; the protein is encoded by the coding sequence ATGGTTGAAAGAGACTTCACAATCCGACCAATCCGCGAAGGTGATTTCCCTCAGGTGAGGGCCATCTACGAATTGGGCTTGGAGACGGGACATGCGTCATATGAGACAACTGGTCCCACATGGGAGCAGTTCAGCACTTCAAAGATTATGGATACTGTTCTGGTCGCAGCAGAAAAAGAAGACCCAGACTTCATTCTGGGCTGGGTTTCCGCTGCACCAATCTCAACCCGCCAAGTTTTCCACGGTGTCGTGGAAGACTCCATCTACATCCACCCCCAAGGCCAAGGCCGCGGAGTGGGAGGCTCACTGCTCAGCACCCTTATCGAGCTCTGTGAATCCAGGGGAATGTGGGCCATCCACTCCTGGATTTTCCCGGAAAACGAGGGCTCTGCAAAGCTGCACGCCTCCCGTGGATTCCAAAAAGTAGGAACCATGCACCAAATGGCACGCATGACCTATGGAGAATTGGCAGGGGAGTGGCGTGACTGCGATCTCTGGGAGCGTTTGCTAGCCACTCCGGAGTAG
- a CDS encoding 5-oxoprolinase subunit C family protein, translated as MSFKVLSTGLQALFQDRGRFGFASSGVSSSGVFDRAAAARANYAVGNLADATVIEVLLGGFELEALHPATVIFCGAQSLIKVKSLNGPDKDALSNTIIDLEAGDRIFLNIPDRGMRSYLAVRGGFKVEKVLGSASSDLLSHIGPAPLQAGDELHIAQDVQPKPWWPTLRHLPLRWPLQKTNTLEVVPGPRADWFSAASQNSFYSTVFEVSQDSNRIGIRLNSANPLERVQTGELKSEGMVRGSIQVPPGGHPVIFGADHPVTGGYPVIAVLTAQSSNLAAQLAPGDKIRFSKVTPE; from the coding sequence ATGAGTTTCAAAGTACTTTCCACCGGCCTGCAAGCTCTGTTCCAAGATCGCGGCCGCTTTGGTTTTGCCAGCTCAGGTGTGAGCTCCTCCGGAGTGTTTGATCGTGCAGCAGCAGCGCGCGCTAATTATGCCGTGGGCAATCTCGCTGACGCTACGGTCATTGAAGTGCTTTTAGGCGGTTTTGAACTTGAGGCACTGCATCCTGCCACAGTTATTTTTTGTGGCGCGCAGTCCCTCATAAAGGTCAAAAGCCTCAATGGGCCAGACAAGGATGCGCTGAGCAATACCATCATTGATCTGGAGGCAGGCGACCGGATTTTCCTTAACATTCCAGACCGCGGCATGCGCAGTTATTTGGCAGTACGTGGCGGTTTTAAGGTGGAGAAGGTCTTAGGATCTGCTTCATCTGATTTGCTCTCACATATCGGCCCAGCACCTTTGCAAGCAGGCGATGAGCTGCATATCGCGCAAGATGTTCAGCCTAAGCCATGGTGGCCTACTCTGCGCCATCTCCCCTTGCGCTGGCCACTTCAAAAAACAAACACCCTTGAGGTGGTTCCGGGTCCACGCGCGGACTGGTTTAGTGCAGCATCACAAAACAGCTTCTATTCCACGGTTTTTGAGGTCAGTCAGGATTCCAATCGCATTGGCATTCGGCTGAACTCTGCGAATCCTTTAGAGAGGGTCCAAACCGGGGAATTAAAAAGCGAAGGAATGGTGCGCGGATCTATCCAAGTTCCGCCCGGTGGACACCCAGTTATTTTTGGCGCAGATCATCCAGTGACCGGTGGTTACCCGGTTATCGCGGTGCTTACTGCGCAGTCTTCAAATCTTGCAGCACAGCTCGCACCAGGCGATAAGATCCGTTTTAGCAAGGTCACCCCAGAGTAA